In a single window of the Massilia oculi genome:
- a CDS encoding hemerythrin domain-containing protein, with protein MNIDRFKHQHLDILDGIDRLRARSREGVAEHAEEIAAQIVAMSGVVRLHLAVENDTLYPALARGDLRLARMGRAYQNEMGDIAAEYLAFAGRWNLASRLVKAPEQFRQEANRVLRKLHGRIRREDREFYPAIEAGAVAA; from the coding sequence ATGAACATCGACAGATTCAAGCATCAGCACCTCGACATCCTCGACGGCATCGACCGCCTGCGCGCCCGCAGCCGGGAGGGCGTGGCCGAGCACGCGGAAGAGATCGCCGCGCAGATCGTCGCGATGAGCGGCGTGGTGCGGCTGCACCTGGCGGTTGAGAACGACACCCTGTATCCGGCGCTGGCCAGGGGCGACCTGCGCCTGGCGCGCATGGGCCGGGCCTACCAGAACGAGATGGGCGACATCGCCGCCGAGTACCTGGCGTTCGCCGGGCGCTGGAACCTGGCCAGCCGGCTGGTCAAGGCGCCGGAACAGTTCAGGCAAGAGGCGAATCGGGTGCTGCGCAAGCTGCACGGGCGCATCCGGCGCGAGGACCGGGAGTTCTATCCGGCGATCGAGGCCGGCGCCGTCGCCGCCTGA
- a CDS encoding RrF2 family transcriptional regulator: MRLTSFTDYTLRTLLHLGSNPGRLVTIQEIADLHNISKNHLMKVVNELARNGTIETIRGRNGGFRLAHDPKDINVGAIVRMSESDFYMAECFDPNGAPCGLVKACGLKGVLGNATAAYLAELDRHTLASLLPEPRPRDVPVTVHRRKAA, encoded by the coding sequence ATGCGTCTGACCTCCTTCACCGATTACACGTTGCGCACGCTGCTGCACCTGGGCAGCAACCCCGGTCGCCTGGTGACGATCCAGGAGATCGCAGACCTGCACAATATTTCTAAGAACCACCTGATGAAGGTGGTGAACGAGCTCGCACGTAACGGCACGATCGAAACCATTCGTGGCCGCAACGGCGGTTTCCGCCTGGCACACGATCCGAAGGACATCAATGTCGGCGCCATCGTGCGCATGAGCGAAAGCGACTTCTACATGGCCGAGTGCTTCGACCCCAATGGCGCGCCCTGCGGCCTGGTCAAGGCTTGCGGCCTGAAGGGCGTCCTGGGCAATGCCACCGCCGCCTATCTGGCCGAACTCGACCGCCACACCCTCGCTTCCCTGCTGCCCGAGCCGCGTCCGCGCGACGTGCCGGTCACGGTGCACCGGCGCAAGGCCGCCTGA
- a CDS encoding response regulator transcription factor, with product MPTIPSAVHIIHTDPVMTAGLHAILADRPEWRVSTHLGQPEARQVARVLVADYDTGLALARQPEHAGLRRPSVLIVTQLDKEWEVRLAMDAGVHGYVLQSCSQDELLRAVASLAQGQRYLSESVTRSVADSLSRENLTGRETDVLQLLAEGCCNKSIARKLGIGVGTVKTHVKGVMSKLDATARTHAVVVATQRGLIRPGSGIRSAYN from the coding sequence ATGCCTACCATTCCATCCGCCGTTCATATCATCCACACCGATCCGGTGATGACCGCCGGCCTGCACGCCATCCTCGCCGACCGCCCCGAATGGCGCGTCAGCACCCACCTGGGCCAGCCTGAGGCGCGGCAGGTGGCGCGGGTGCTGGTCGCCGACTACGACACCGGCCTCGCGCTGGCGCGCCAGCCCGAGCATGCGGGCCTGCGCCGACCCAGTGTCCTGATCGTCACCCAGCTCGACAAGGAATGGGAAGTGCGCCTCGCGATGGACGCGGGCGTGCATGGCTACGTGCTGCAGTCGTGCAGCCAGGACGAGCTGCTCAGGGCGGTCGCCTCGCTGGCCCAGGGCCAGCGCTACCTGAGCGAATCGGTGACGCGCAGCGTGGCCGATAGTCTCAGCCGCGAGAACCTGACCGGCCGCGAGACCGACGTGCTGCAATTGCTGGCCGAAGGCTGCTGCAACAAATCGATCGCCCGCAAGCTGGGCATCGGCGTCGGCACCGTCAAGACCCATGTGAAAGGCGTGATGAGCAAGCTCGACGCCACCGCGCGCACCCACGCGGTGGTGGTCGCCACCCAGCGCGGCCTGATCCGTCCCGGCAGCGGCATCCGCAGCGCGTATAACTGA
- a CDS encoding SCO family protein: MNSPLSSSRATLLAVLAVLIAGSGALYHGSSGFRAISTEAARRIEVAERPLRLPPATLSGADGTARPLADELARDGRIALVTFIYARCQSICRVVGSELQQMQEQIRARGAADKVRLVTISFDPRDDARALTRYGRMMNSDPDVWRLYGIPVESERRRLLDAFGVVVVPAPLGEFEHNAAFHVVGRDGRLVRILDYTEPGTALDDALARAMERT; encoded by the coding sequence ATGAACTCGCCTCTTTCAAGTAGCCGGGCAACCCTGCTTGCCGTGCTGGCCGTGCTGATTGCCGGCAGCGGCGCCCTGTACCACGGCAGCAGTGGCTTTCGCGCGATCTCGACCGAGGCCGCGCGCCGCATCGAGGTGGCCGAACGTCCGCTGCGGCTGCCGCCGGCGACCCTGAGCGGCGCCGACGGCACCGCGCGCCCGCTCGCCGACGAACTGGCCCGCGACGGCCGCATCGCCCTGGTCACCTTCATCTATGCGCGCTGCCAGTCGATCTGCCGCGTGGTGGGCAGCGAACTGCAGCAGATGCAGGAGCAGATCCGCGCACGCGGCGCGGCGGACAAGGTGCGCCTGGTGACGATCAGCTTCGATCCGCGCGACGATGCCCGCGCGCTGACCCGGTACGGCCGCATGATGAACAGCGATCCGGACGTGTGGCGCCTGTACGGGATACCGGTCGAATCCGAACGGCGCCGCCTGCTCGACGCCTTCGGCGTGGTCGTGGTGCCGGCGCCGCTGGGCGAGTTCGAGCACAATGCGGCCTTCCACGTGGTCGGCCGCGACGGGCGCCTGGTGCGCATCCTCGACTATACGGAGCCCGGCACGGCGCTCGACGACGCGCTGGCACGAGCCATGGAAAGGACGTAG
- a CDS encoding c-type cytochrome, with amino-acid sequence MNEQQQRQVDHERAQRRENPDPTEGERPFPQPLMAVVIGLVAWGIGYIYVTQSNDDAAFGDHRTLATLQGPAPGARVDGAQIYNAQCVACHQASGLGLAGVFPPLAESEWVTGDPKRLAQIVLHGVSGPLTVKGAAYNGMMPSFKDKLDDAELAALLTHIRSQFGNRAQAVDAKLVLDARSASADRTAPWKGDDELASFK; translated from the coding sequence ATGAACGAGCAACAGCAACGGCAGGTCGACCACGAACGCGCCCAGCGCCGCGAGAACCCGGATCCGACCGAAGGCGAGCGCCCGTTCCCGCAACCGCTGATGGCCGTGGTGATCGGCCTGGTGGCCTGGGGCATCGGCTATATCTACGTCACCCAGAGCAACGACGACGCCGCCTTCGGCGACCACCGCACCCTGGCCACCCTGCAGGGGCCGGCGCCGGGCGCCAGGGTCGACGGCGCACAGATCTACAACGCCCAGTGCGTGGCCTGCCACCAGGCCAGCGGCCTGGGCCTGGCCGGCGTGTTCCCTCCGCTGGCGGAATCGGAATGGGTGACGGGCGATCCGAAACGCCTGGCGCAGATCGTGCTGCACGGCGTCTCCGGCCCCCTGACGGTGAAAGGCGCCGCCTACAACGGCATGATGCCGTCCTTCAAGGACAAGCTGGACGACGCCGAACTGGCCGCCCTGCTGACCCATATCCGCAGCCAGTTCGGCAACCGCGCCCAAGCCGTCGACGCCAAACTGGTGCTTGATGCGCGCAGCGCCAGCGCCGATCGCACGGCGCCGTGGAAGGGCGACGATGAACTCGCCTCTTTCAAGTAG
- a CDS encoding cbb3-type cytochrome c oxidase subunit II translates to MQDELKLLGGAMVTLALATSALVVVPHMQLKDGEPPPGLKPYSSAELRGRQVYIANGCIYCHSQQPRDPVQAPDDKRGWGRASVAADYHYDKPHLLGTMRTGPDLFNIGARQPSVDWHLGHLYQPRAYVAGSIMPAYPYLFEVKDKADEGDRVVTLPRGYTPAGKVVVARQEALDLVAYLVGLDHTYPAVETLGTQRERK, encoded by the coding sequence ATGCAAGACGAACTCAAACTGCTGGGCGGCGCGATGGTGACGCTGGCGCTGGCGACATCGGCGCTGGTGGTGGTGCCGCACATGCAGCTCAAGGACGGCGAACCGCCGCCGGGACTCAAGCCCTATTCCTCGGCCGAGCTGCGCGGACGCCAGGTGTACATTGCCAACGGCTGCATCTATTGCCACTCGCAGCAGCCGCGCGATCCCGTACAGGCGCCGGACGACAAGCGCGGCTGGGGCCGCGCCTCGGTGGCGGCCGACTACCACTACGACAAGCCGCACCTGCTGGGCACCATGCGCACCGGGCCCGACCTGTTCAACATCGGCGCGCGCCAGCCCAGCGTCGACTGGCATCTGGGCCACCTGTACCAGCCGCGCGCCTACGTCGCAGGCTCGATCATGCCGGCCTATCCCTACCTGTTCGAGGTCAAGGACAAGGCGGACGAAGGCGACCGGGTGGTGACGCTGCCGCGCGGCTATACGCCGGCCGGCAAGGTGGTGGTGGCGCGCCAGGAGGCGCTCGACCTGGTGGCCTACCTGGTGGGCCTGGATCACACCTATCCGGCGGTCGAGACCCTGGGTACGCAGCGGGAGCGCAAATGA
- a CDS encoding cbb3-type cytochrome c oxidase subunit I, translating to MNTMTILLSSFILSVTGLAIFIWSLRNRLFEASPAAARTIFSEGEIGRSDDPAATPGQAAAQAAHDAAPPLTEDEARQLNAELQARVEADRSSSLVTFLFLACAVVWLLVATAAGLLSSIKLHEPDLLVNQAWLTFGRMRTIHLNAVAYGWAPMAALGLAMWLLPRLLKTPLVGARYAIAGAMVWNAGLIAGLGCIAVGLSDGMEWLEIPWQVDILFVVGGALVGLPLVYTLQARTVRHLYVSVWYMGAALFWFPTLFLVGNLPAMHFGVQQAAMNWWFGHNVLGLFYTPMALACVYYFLPKIIGRPIQSYNLSLVGFWSLAFFYGQVGGHHLIGGPVPGWLITLSIVQSVMMIVPVLAFSINQHLTMKGHFRRLWDSPTLRFIVLGGMMYTLSSIQGSIEALRSVNTVAHFTHFTVAHAHLGLYGFFTLVMFGAVYFVMPRVMDWEWPYPNLISMHFWLVVVGFGIYFVGLSIGGWLQGLAMLDAAKPFMDSVGVTIPWLKSRSVGGAIMALGHLVFAIHFVLMATRRGVAREGAALLNEPLKATTVPEAA from the coding sequence ATGAATACCATGACCATCCTGCTGTCCTCGTTCATCCTTTCGGTGACGGGATTGGCGATCTTCATCTGGTCGCTGCGCAACCGCCTGTTCGAGGCCAGCCCCGCCGCGGCCCGCACCATCTTCTCGGAAGGCGAGATCGGCCGCAGCGACGACCCCGCCGCCACGCCGGGACAAGCCGCCGCCCAGGCCGCGCACGACGCCGCGCCGCCCCTTACCGAGGACGAGGCGCGGCAGTTGAACGCGGAATTGCAGGCGCGGGTCGAAGCCGACCGTTCCAGCTCGCTCGTGACCTTCCTGTTCCTGGCCTGCGCCGTCGTGTGGCTGCTGGTGGCGACTGCCGCAGGCCTGCTCAGCTCCATCAAATTGCACGAGCCCGACCTGCTGGTCAACCAGGCCTGGCTCACCTTCGGGCGCATGCGCACCATCCACCTGAACGCGGTGGCCTATGGCTGGGCGCCGATGGCGGCGCTGGGGCTGGCGATGTGGCTGCTGCCACGCCTGCTCAAGACGCCGCTGGTCGGCGCGCGCTACGCGATCGCCGGCGCCATGGTGTGGAATGCGGGCCTGATCGCGGGCCTGGGCTGCATCGCGGTAGGCCTGTCCGACGGCATGGAGTGGCTCGAGATCCCGTGGCAGGTCGACATCCTGTTCGTGGTCGGCGGCGCCCTGGTCGGCCTGCCGCTGGTCTACACGCTGCAGGCGCGCACCGTGCGCCACCTGTACGTGTCGGTCTGGTACATGGGCGCGGCGCTGTTCTGGTTCCCCACCCTGTTCCTGGTCGGTAACCTGCCGGCGATGCACTTCGGCGTGCAGCAGGCGGCCATGAACTGGTGGTTCGGGCACAACGTACTGGGCCTGTTCTACACGCCGATGGCGCTGGCCTGCGTGTATTACTTCCTGCCGAAGATCATCGGCCGCCCGATCCAGTCGTACAACCTGTCGCTGGTAGGCTTCTGGTCGCTGGCCTTCTTCTACGGCCAGGTCGGCGGCCACCACCTGATCGGCGGCCCGGTGCCGGGCTGGCTGATCACGCTGTCGATCGTGCAGAGCGTGATGATGATCGTGCCGGTGCTGGCGTTCTCGATCAACCAGCACCTGACCATGAAGGGCCACTTCAGGCGCCTGTGGGATTCGCCCACGCTGCGCTTCATCGTGCTGGGCGGGATGATGTACACCCTGAGTTCCATCCAGGGTTCGATCGAAGCGCTGCGCAGCGTGAACACGGTGGCGCACTTCACCCACTTCACGGTGGCCCACGCCCACCTCGGCCTGTACGGCTTCTTCACCCTCGTGATGTTCGGCGCGGTGTACTTCGTGATGCCGCGCGTGATGGACTGGGAGTGGCCGTATCCGAACCTGATCTCGATGCACTTCTGGCTGGTGGTGGTCGGTTTTGGCATCTATTTCGTCGGCCTGTCGATCGGCGGCTGGCTGCAGGGCCTGGCCATGCTGGACGCGGCGAAGCCGTTCATGGATTCGGTGGGCGTGACCATCCCCTGGCTCAAGAGCCGCTCGGTGGGCGGCGCCATCATGGCACTCGGCCACCTGGTGTTCGCGATCCACTTCGTGCTGATGGCGACCCGCCGCGGCGTGGCGCGCGAGGGCGCGGCGCTGCTGAACGAACCGCTCAAGGCCACGACGGTACCCGAGGCCGCCTGA
- the pdxR gene encoding MocR-like pyridoxine biosynthesis transcription factor PdxR, producing the protein MQDLSVSDYLRFDTSSPVPLYRQIHARVREAVDTGVLKAGDRIPATRVLAEELGLARGTVAAAYALLSAEGYLEVRGAAGSVVARRSAPHGPPARAKVAPRARPLPLDVGGAVAPLPFQMGLPALDAFPRKVWARMAARTARSLQTRNLLKESSFGAPALRTAIASYLKLARGIDCMPCQVFVSAGYREALGLVTHALLTPGDMVWAEEPGFPPTRHLLAGLGYVPRPAPVDEHGLDVARAALLAPGARMAVVTPGHQCPLTVSMPPARRQALLDWAGAHDAWIVEDDYDGEFRHSGRPLPALASMDRAGRVIYSGSFSKVMFPGLRLSYVVVPPELVERFEDAASLLGNGCPALTQSILCEFMQDGHFVRHVQAMRRLYGERCELTARALAPAFGARATILPQAGGLHLVAAVAPGADRLLAARLREHGLAPLALADFHAGTPTRSALLLNFANVASAAQAEELARRVAQAMDAPLP; encoded by the coding sequence ATGCAAGACCTGTCCGTCAGCGACTACCTGAGATTCGACACCAGCAGCCCTGTTCCGCTGTACCGCCAGATCCACGCCCGCGTGCGCGAAGCGGTCGACACCGGCGTGCTGAAGGCCGGCGACCGCATCCCCGCGACCCGCGTGCTGGCCGAGGAACTCGGGCTGGCGCGCGGCACCGTGGCCGCCGCCTACGCGCTACTGTCGGCCGAAGGCTACCTGGAGGTGCGCGGCGCGGCCGGCTCGGTGGTCGCGCGCCGCAGCGCGCCGCATGGGCCGCCGGCGCGCGCCAAGGTGGCGCCGCGCGCCCGCCCGCTGCCGCTGGACGTCGGCGGCGCCGTCGCGCCGCTGCCGTTCCAGATGGGATTGCCGGCGCTGGACGCCTTTCCGCGCAAGGTGTGGGCGCGCATGGCCGCGCGCACCGCGCGTTCGCTGCAGACGCGCAACCTGCTGAAGGAATCGAGCTTCGGCGCGCCCGCCCTGCGCACCGCGATCGCCAGCTACCTCAAGCTCGCGCGCGGGATCGACTGCATGCCGTGCCAGGTATTCGTCAGCGCCGGCTACCGCGAGGCCTTGGGCCTGGTCACGCACGCCCTGCTCACGCCGGGCGACATGGTGTGGGCCGAGGAGCCGGGCTTTCCGCCCACCCGCCACCTGCTGGCGGGCCTGGGCTACGTGCCGCGTCCGGCCCCGGTCGACGAGCACGGCCTGGACGTGGCGCGCGCCGCGCTGCTGGCGCCTGGCGCGCGCATGGCGGTGGTCACCCCGGGCCACCAATGCCCGCTCACGGTCAGCATGCCGCCGGCGCGGCGCCAGGCGCTCCTGGACTGGGCCGGCGCCCACGATGCCTGGATCGTCGAGGACGACTACGACGGCGAGTTCCGCCACAGCGGGCGTCCGCTGCCGGCCCTGGCCAGCATGGACCGCGCCGGCCGCGTGATCTATAGCGGCAGCTTCAGCAAGGTGATGTTCCCGGGGCTGCGCCTGTCCTATGTGGTGGTGCCGCCGGAGCTGGTGGAGCGCTTCGAGGACGCCGCCAGCCTGCTCGGCAACGGCTGCCCGGCGCTCACCCAGTCCATCCTGTGCGAGTTCATGCAGGACGGCCATTTCGTGCGCCACGTCCAGGCCATGCGCCGCCTGTACGGCGAGCGTTGCGAGCTCACGGCGCGCGCGCTGGCCCCGGCGTTCGGCGCGCGCGCCACGATCCTGCCCCAGGCCGGCGGCCTGCACCTGGTGGCCGCAGTCGCGCCGGGCGCCGACCGCCTGCTCGCCGCGCGCCTGCGCGAGCACGGCCTGGCGCCGCTGGCGCTGGCCGATTTCCATGCCGGCACGCCCACGCGCAGCGCGCTCCTGCTGAACTTCGCCAACGTCGCCAGCGCCGCCCAGGCCGAAGAACTGGCGCGGCGGGTGGCGCAGGCGATGGACGCGCCTCTCCCTTAA
- a CDS encoding EF-hand domain-containing protein encodes MQISSSLSSALSSSLSSAMPRVAGAKPSASQVPFAIARARADSAEDRRRLEENAARHADAIAGFAAKGMTLTQGSYTMLYKQEAAKSIDTDGDGIIGIDELASGLGGNESMERARQLHSLLDVDGDGRIGLDEFGDSVRDPFRDADFRRQLEQRGAMDPAAIGALHRRQAAQYDAAAVLGAMARAIDTAA; translated from the coding sequence ATGCAGATTTCTTCCAGCCTGTCGTCGGCGCTGTCGTCGTCGCTGTCGTCGGCGATGCCCCGCGTCGCGGGTGCGAAGCCGTCGGCCAGCCAGGTCCCGTTCGCGATCGCCCGGGCGCGCGCCGACTCGGCCGAAGACCGGCGCCGCCTCGAAGAGAACGCGGCGCGCCATGCCGATGCGATCGCCGGTTTCGCCGCCAAGGGCATGACCCTGACCCAGGGGTCGTACACCATGCTGTACAAGCAGGAGGCGGCGAAGTCGATCGATACCGACGGCGACGGCATCATCGGCATCGACGAACTGGCGAGCGGGCTTGGCGGCAATGAAAGCATGGAGCGCGCCAGGCAGCTTCATTCCTTGCTCGACGTCGATGGTGACGGCCGTATCGGGCTGGACGAATTCGGCGACAGCGTGCGCGACCCGTTCCGCGACGCGGATTTTCGCCGCCAGCTCGAACAGCGCGGCGCCATGGACCCGGCCGCGATCGGCGCGCTGCACCGGCGCCAAGCGGCGCAGTACGACGCCGCGGCGGTGCTGGGGGCGATGGCGCGCGCGATCGATACCGCGGCATGA
- a CDS encoding HD domain-containing phosphohydrolase, whose translation MDTAARETSSSLSLPAACLHGHDTATLSQAMGLLAIVGDLSMGQPIDGSERAARLAARVAAAAGANAAACGHARMVALLRWSGCTANAAGFAAMMGDDVGARHALVSRTLNAQQTARLRDTTELAEVHCEVAGDIAAMMGLPAAVESGLRHVWEHYDGSGLPLHLRGDEVPTVVYHAVLGGDLEILARVHGIERALEMIAQLGDVKYPARLVALVAPHARAWLDELEAAETPSPPPDFLPVSVPLTLVADMIELKLPWLAGYSRRVALLAQEAARLAGLPDAQQRALARAALLHGIGRAAVTNTVWERNGRLGAADWEAVRLVPYWTARAGSRIDGLGPDAQLASHVYERLDGSGYFRSLDAGALGAPQRLLGAAAAWAALRSPRPWRAAHEPEAARALLEAQVTGGRFDRATVDAVLAAATGVHAAPGNGSNGANGAAGAPVRATLSAREAEVLQRISLGESNKEAARAMRISPSTVRTHVESIFRKLDCSTRAAATLKALTLGLI comes from the coding sequence ATGGACACGGCCGCGCGCGAAACTTCTTCTTCACTGTCGCTTCCCGCGGCCTGCCTGCACGGCCACGACACCGCCACCCTGTCCCAGGCGATGGGACTGCTCGCCATCGTCGGCGACCTGAGCATGGGCCAGCCGATCGACGGTTCGGAACGCGCCGCGCGCCTGGCGGCGCGCGTGGCCGCCGCGGCCGGCGCCAATGCCGCGGCGTGCGGGCATGCGCGCATGGTGGCGCTGCTGCGCTGGTCGGGCTGCACCGCCAACGCGGCCGGCTTCGCCGCGATGATGGGCGACGACGTCGGCGCGCGCCATGCGCTGGTGAGCCGCACCCTCAATGCCCAGCAGACGGCGCGCCTGCGCGACACCACCGAGCTGGCCGAAGTCCACTGCGAAGTCGCGGGCGACATCGCCGCCATGATGGGATTGCCGGCCGCGGTCGAAAGCGGCTTGCGCCACGTGTGGGAGCATTATGACGGCAGCGGCCTCCCGCTCCACCTGCGCGGCGACGAAGTGCCAACCGTGGTGTACCACGCGGTGCTTGGCGGAGATCTCGAGATCCTGGCGCGCGTGCATGGCATCGAGCGCGCGCTGGAGATGATCGCGCAGCTGGGCGACGTCAAGTATCCGGCGCGCCTGGTGGCGCTCGTGGCGCCGCACGCGCGCGCCTGGCTCGACGAGCTGGAGGCCGCCGAAACGCCATCGCCGCCACCGGATTTTCTTCCGGTATCCGTGCCGCTCACCCTGGTGGCCGACATGATCGAACTGAAACTGCCCTGGCTGGCCGGCTATTCGCGCCGCGTCGCGCTGCTGGCGCAGGAAGCGGCGCGGCTGGCGGGCCTGCCTGATGCGCAGCAGCGCGCCCTGGCAAGGGCGGCCCTGCTGCACGGGATCGGGCGCGCGGCGGTGACCAACACGGTATGGGAACGCAACGGCAGATTGGGCGCCGCCGACTGGGAAGCGGTGCGCCTGGTGCCCTACTGGACCGCGCGCGCCGGCAGCCGCATCGACGGCCTGGGGCCGGATGCGCAACTGGCTTCGCACGTCTACGAGCGGCTCGACGGCAGCGGGTATTTCCGCAGCCTGGACGCGGGCGCCCTCGGGGCGCCGCAGCGCCTGCTGGGCGCGGCCGCCGCCTGGGCGGCGCTGCGCTCGCCGCGGCCATGGCGCGCGGCCCACGAGCCGGAGGCGGCCCGCGCCCTGCTCGAGGCCCAGGTGACGGGCGGCCGCTTCGACCGCGCCACGGTGGACGCCGTGCTGGCCGCGGCGACCGGCGTTCACGCGGCGCCAGGCAATGGTTCGAATGGCGCGAACGGCGCCGCCGGCGCGCCGGTGCGCGCCACGCTGTCGGCGCGCGAAGCCGAGGTCTTGCAGCGCATCAGCCTCGGAGAGAGCAACAAGGAGGCCGCGCGCGCCATGCGCATCAGCCCCAGCACCGTGCGCACCCACGTCGAGAGCATCTTCCGCAAGCTCGATTGCTCGACCCGCGCCGCCGCCACCCTCAAGGCCCTGACCCTCGGCCTGATCTGA
- a CDS encoding carboxymuconolactone decarboxylase family protein, giving the protein MSARLNLFTLAPANLKAMVNLSMTNRQSSIGERLFELVQLRVSQVNGCGVCIDMHWRDLIKQGLDPRHLNSLAAWRESPFFSERERAALAWADAVNALPHRDDTDAAWPALREHFSENEIAELGYTIAAIRGWNVINLSLRNQIPVHPAPGM; this is encoded by the coding sequence ATGTCCGCACGTCTGAACCTGTTCACCCTGGCCCCCGCCAACCTGAAAGCCATGGTCAACCTGTCGATGACCAACCGCCAGAGCTCGATCGGCGAACGCCTGTTCGAGCTGGTGCAGCTGCGCGTCTCGCAAGTCAATGGCTGCGGGGTCTGCATCGACATGCACTGGCGCGACCTGATCAAGCAGGGTCTTGACCCACGCCATCTGAACTCCCTGGCCGCATGGCGCGAATCGCCGTTCTTCAGCGAGCGCGAACGCGCCGCCCTGGCCTGGGCCGACGCCGTCAATGCGCTGCCGCACCGCGACGATACCGACGCCGCATGGCCTGCCCTGCGCGAGCATTTCAGCGAGAACGAGATCGCCGAACTTGGCTATACTATCGCAGCGATTCGTGGTTGGAACGTCATCAACCTGAGTCTGCGCAACCAGATCCCGGTGCATCCCGCCCCGGGCATGTAA
- a CDS encoding SDR family NAD(P)-dependent oxidoreductase: MTQANKGTAVITGASTGMGAVYADRLARQGYDLVLIARDEERLGRVASLVRAATERKVEVLAADLVDPQALRRVEALLRVRADVTLMVNNAGIGSVAPLHGDDVDAMERMIALNVTAPTRLTYAVAPGMAARGAGAIVNVSSIVAIATEMMNGVYGASKSYVLAFTQALQHEFGAKGLRIQAVLPGVTATGFWDTLGHPLERLPAGVIMSVDDLVDAALAGLAQGERVTIPGLHDGEKWTAHDAARRELAGLFGNAAPAPRYAVPARQAA, translated from the coding sequence ATGACGCAAGCAAACAAGGGAACCGCCGTCATTACCGGCGCATCGACGGGCATGGGCGCGGTGTATGCCGACCGCCTGGCGCGCCAGGGCTACGACCTGGTGCTGATCGCGCGCGACGAAGAGCGCCTGGGACGCGTGGCGAGCCTGGTGCGCGCCGCCACCGAACGCAAGGTCGAAGTGCTGGCCGCCGACCTGGTCGATCCGCAGGCGCTGCGCCGCGTCGAAGCGCTGCTGCGCGTGCGCGCCGACGTCACGCTGATGGTGAACAACGCCGGCATCGGTTCGGTCGCGCCGCTGCACGGCGACGACGTCGATGCGATGGAGCGGATGATCGCGCTGAACGTCACCGCGCCGACCCGCCTGACCTACGCGGTGGCGCCGGGCATGGCGGCGCGCGGCGCAGGCGCCATCGTCAACGTGTCGTCGATCGTCGCGATCGCGACCGAGATGATGAATGGGGTGTACGGCGCCAGCAAATCCTATGTGCTGGCGTTTACCCAGGCGCTGCAGCACGAGTTCGGCGCCAAGGGCCTGCGCATCCAGGCGGTGCTGCCAGGCGTGACCGCCACCGGTTTCTGGGACACGCTGGGCCATCCCCTGGAGCGCCTGCCGGCCGGGGTCATCATGAGCGTGGACGACCTGGTCGACGCCGCGCTGGCGGGCCTGGCGCAGGGCGAGCGGGTCACCATCCCGGGCCTGCATGATGGAGAAAAATGGACTGCCCACGATGCGGCGCGGCGCGAGCTGGCAGGGCTGTTCGGCAATGCCGCGCCGGCGCCACGCTACGCCGTGCCGGCGCGGCAGGCCGCCTGA